The Nocardia sp. NBC_01329 sequence ACGTCAGGCTGACGTTCATGGTGTTTCTCCTCGATTGTTGTATGCGGGGTGCGGCTCAGACCACGGGGATGATGCCGCCGTCGACCCGGAACTGCCCGCCGGTGAGCCACTTGGCGCGGCTGGAGGCGAGGAAGGCGATCATCTCCGCGACGTCCCCGGGTTCGCCGGGGCGCCCCATCGGGATCTCGAGGTGGTCCACGATCCGCTGCTCGATGTCGCCGACGCCGATGCCCTGGCTGTCTGCTATCTGCTGAAGATGGCTGGCCGCTCCCTCGGTCATGATGAAACCCGGCAGCACGCACACCACGCGCACTCCGTGCTTGCCCACCGCCGTCGCCAACTCGCGGCTGTAGGCGTTGAGTGCCGCTTTCGCCGCGGCGTAGGGCGCTTCGTCGGGTTGCGGGAGTCGGCTGGCGATGGAGGAGACGTGCACCACCACGCCGGAGCCGCGCTCGACCATCCCCGGGACCAGGGCTCGGTCGAGGCGGATCGCGCTGAGCAGGTTCATCTCCAGATCGGCGAGCCAGGACGCGTCGGACCGCTGCAGGGTCGGCATCGTCCCGGTTGCGGCTCCGGCGTTGTCGACCAGGACATCAACGCCTCCGAAGCTGTCCAACACGCGCCGCCCGAGTTCGGCCACTCCCGCCTCCGACCGCAGATCGGCGGGAATGTAGATGGCGGACAGGTCTTTCGGTGGTGCGGTTCGTGAGGCTGTCAGCACGGTGGCGCCGGCGGCGACAAAGCGACGGGCCGTCGCTTCCCCGAGCCCTCGGCTACCACCGGTCACCAGCACTCGCTGCCCGGCGAGTCCCTCGTGCTCGAACGTCATGGGCGTCCTCTCCCAGTAAAGTGAACCCGACTCCGGAAACTTTACCCTAAACGGAGTCGGACTCACCTTACGGAGGATCATTGCCGTCATCACGTCCACTGCGCGCCGATGCCCGCCGCAATCGTGAAGCCTTGCTGGGCGCGGCCCGCGCAGCGCTGCTCGCCGACGGTAACGCCTACGTGGAGGCGATCGCTCGGCGAGCCGGCGTGTCCGTCGGAACGCTGTACCGCCATTTCGAAACACGCGAAGCGCTCGTCGCGGAGGTATACCGCCAGGAGGTGGTCGAACTCTGCGCAACTCCTGCCCAGTTGCTCGCGCTACACGCTCCGGACGAAGCTCTGCGCAGCTTCCTGCTACTGCTCGTGGAGCATGCGGCAGTAGGCAGAGGGATGGGCGAAGTGCTGGAGAACATCATGGCGACCGACTCCCCGATCTACGACGACACCCGCACCGAGATGGCCCGTGCCCTGGACGAACTGCTCGCTGCGGGCGTCGACGCGTGCCTGCTGCGCGGCGGTGTCAGCGGCCGCGTCCTCCTACGTGCCCTCGGTGGTATCTGCGGAATGCGGACCACCGGCTGGCAGGACGACGCGGTACACATCGCCACCATCCTGTACGACGGATTACGTTACGGCGCAACGAACCACGGCTAGCCATGCCGCCGGGTCACGATAGACCCCCGAAGGTTAAAGCGACGACTTCCGCCGAATGCCCGCACATCGGCATTACAGGGCGTTCGGCGGGTCATCGAACGCCGGTATCGCATCGCGATTTGGAACATGTTCACTCAACGAAATACGGCAGTCGGTGTCCGACGCCTCGCTGTGAGGCCGTCCCCTGACGGGTGGCGAACAGCAGACGTCGGCGCTGCGGTTCGATACTGATCATCCGACTGAGGTGCGGTCGAGATTCACGAACACCAAATCGGGCGGTGTTGGGATTCGCGACCAAGGTGGTGCCGAGATTCGCGACCAGAACCAGCGTGGGTGGCTGTGGATATGATCTGGCCCGAAGGTGCCGCGCGAGCTTGACCGGGGCGAACACTGCGTCCCGATACGCCGCCAGCGCGCCCTTGCGGCGCCGCTCTCCGCGACGGCCCGGGCTGGCCCACCCGGCGGAACCCACGCCCGCGGACCTGCAGGTGCTGTGCGGACAGACTCGGGCCGCCCGGGTGATCCGCAGCAGGCTGTCGAGGTCCGGGTCATTGCCGGTGTTGCGGCGATTTTGACGATCTGCGCGAACAGGTATGTGGGAAGAGTGCGGCGGTTGGAGCGGGTGCGTTCGGGTTTGGTCAGGCGGGCGGCGGGGTTGTCGCGCGGGTCGATGAGGCGGCTGTCCTCGGTGTGTTTGTTGTGACGCGCGACAACCTTCCGATGTGTCGATTCGTCAGCAGGCGACTGGCGCAGGTTCGCCGCGAACCCGACCCTCGAGCCACTGCAGCATCGCGGGGGCACCTACAACCGCTGCGGACAAATGCTCGACCGCGGGGACCTGCAGCGTCTGCAATCGCACCCCCGCCTCACACCAGCGGCGGTTGGTGTTGTTGATCGCGTCGATCGGAATCAGTGGGTCGGACGGCGAATGCCATTGGAATATAGGCATTGCCGGTACTCCGTCGTAGAGTTCTACGCTGTTCTCCGCCACCACTGCCCAGGCATCGGGCTGGTCGAAGACGGAGGCGCTTGCGGCGAACTGGCGAGTGCTGCCACCGGCGCCGATGGCGAGGATGTCGTTGGTGCAACTGTTGGCCATCGCATCACGGATCGCGAGACCGCGCTGATTGAGATTCGAGCTGATCGGCACCCGGTTCGGATATTCCCGCTCCAGGCCGATGGCCGCCGCCATCGCCAAGCCGAAGGCCGGGTGCGGATTGTGGCCCAGCCCCCGCGCCATGGATACCAGGTTCATCGGGGCTCCACCGATGGCCGCGCCCGCTAGCCGCAACTCAGGCGCGTAAGACGGCTGCAGCACCGCCGCCCATGCTGTGGCGAGCCCGCCACCGGAGTAGCCGGCCAGTACCGCCGGGCTGTCCGCAACGGCGAGTTCGGGCAGCTGTTTCACCGCCCGGATGCCGTCCAAAGTGACTTGGCCACCCAAACGGCCGGCTCCGAGTGCGAACTGCGGTCCGAGATGATCCGGCAGCGTCACACTCCAGCCCTGCTGCAACAACATGCTCAACGCCGGCATGATCATCGACAGATTCAGATCAGCGCCGTACAGCCGGTGCGATACCGCGCAGTCGGTGCCGAGCGAATTGATGAAATGCTGATACGACAGCAGCGGTGCGCCGGGTCGATAACCTGCGGGGGTGGCGATCGTGGTGGTCGCCGCGATCGGCGCGCCCCGCGAATTGGTGGAACGAAACTCGACCAGCCGGATCGTGGCGCCGGGGAAGATGGCCAATGGTGGCAGGACCCGCACGTCGAGTACGTCACCTGGTCGGTGCGCCGCCAGGTCGGCAGGGGCGGCGTAGAACGGGTCCGGATCGGGGTGCGGATACAGCGGTTCGGCGGGTGCTGTTGTCGCCACCAGTAGCGTGCATGCCATGCCGCCGAGCGCACCCAGAAAACGAAGAAAGGGACGAGTCACGATCTTGACCTCCAGCAGGGGGTAGTTCGCCGCAATCGCCGACTCGCGGCTGTAGCAGATCGATTCGGGCAGAAAAGTATCACGACACGTGGAGGTGGGACCGTATTGAACGAAGCGCGTTTACGTGCGGACGGCGACGACCGGTGTGACCCGCCTTCAGCGATCAGTTCGGAATGAGTTTCCGGAGGCAGATGGCCGAGCAGGCCGGACTCAGTAGTGCATCAGGTGATGCCTGCTGCCACACTCCCGCCTGCGACCATTCGCTCAACCGACGCCAGCAGGTCGCAACCGAGACGCCGAACGACCCGGTCGGCGACTGGTTCCGCCCGATACCGGTGCGGACCACATACAGGATGCCTTCCAGCGCGGTCCGGCTATCGGACCGATATCGGCCCGGGTGCGGAAGCGTCTCTGGCACCGGAATCAACGACTCCAACCTGACCCACAGCTCATCGGTCACCACCGCGTCACCCACACAGAAGTCGTCAAATAGGTTGCGGCACAGCGCCAGGAGGCTTCAAGCTCATTCTGAACTGATCTCTGAGGGATCGCGCGGGTAGGGATGGTCGTTGCGAGCGCGGCATCCGTGGGGATGCCTCGCAGAGCGCGGACGCGAAGGCATGCTGGGCGCATGTCGAGTGCTCCGCAACGCAGTTTCGTGGGTGTACTGGTGAGGCGATGGGTTCTCGCCACCGCGGCCGATGAGTTTGTGGCTCCCGGCCGGTCGAAGCTTGTGACACCGTAGGAAAGGACACCGCCATGTCGGAGCTTCTCGTCGATTTCATCACCTCTCTCGACGGCTACGCATCGGGCGAGGGATGGCCCGGGTTCTGGGGCCTCGAGGGCCCGGAGTACCTCGCGTGGCTCGGCGAGCAGCCCGAGCCCACCTACCTGATGGGAGCGAACACCTACCGCCTGATGTCGGGCTTCGCCGCCGGTGAGGTCCCGGATGGTCAAGACGAGTTCAGGCCCGAAGAAGAGGCGTCCGTCGATGAGCTCACGCAGGCGTCCAAGGTGGTGTTCTCCTCCTCGCTCGAGGAGCCACTGACGTGGGCCAACTCCACGCTGGTCCGCGACGACGCCGTGGACGCGGTCCGCGCCATGAAGTCGAGTGGCTCGGGGCTCCTCAGCACGATCGGCAGTCTCAGCCTGAGCCGGTCCCTGCTACGAGCCGGACTCGTCGACCGCTTCCGGGTCGTGATGTTCCCGGTGATCACCGGGGCGACGGGCGCTGAACGCATCTACGACGGCTATCCGGACGTCGCCCTCGAGATGATCGGGCACCGCACCTTCGACGGCCGCATCCAGCTGGTCGAGTACAAGCCCCGCGTGCTCGAGCACCCGCCGCTCGGCGCCCCTGCGTGACGTCGCCCGGTCCGCCGGACCGGACCGCCGCCGGGCCGGCGGGCGCGGAGCAAGCTGATCACCAGCAGCGGTAGTCCGATCGCGATCACGAAACCGATCACTACCAGGGCGATTATGGTGTCACCTGCGTGGATTTCCAGCGTGCGAAGCTGAGGCGCGGTAGTACGGTCTCGATGTCCGTGACCGCGTTCGGCTCGAGTGGGCTCAGGTGGGCGGGTGCCGGCAGGATCACCAGGTCGGCCCCGGCATAGCGCACGCGTCAGCGCGGGGCAGCCTTCCTTGACATCACCCTAGTCGTCGGGAAAGGCACGGCGGTTTCGCTTGGTGATGCCGCGCCGCTTCTTCGCGGCGATGCGACGTTCCTTCGCGCCGCGCGAGGGCTTGGTGGCGCGCCGAACGGGCGGAGGGGCGGCAGCGGCGTCACGCAGTAACGAGGCCAGGCGGTCGCGGGCGGCCGCGCGGTTCTGCAGCTGTGCGCGGTGCTCCGAAGCGGCGATCGTGAGCACCCCGTCGACCAGGCGGGTGGCCAAGCGATCGAGCATCCGGGTGCGCATCCGTTCCGGCACGGAGGGCGAGCGGGCGAGGTCGAACGACAGCTCAACCCGGCTGTCGGTGGTGTTGACGTGCTGCCCGCCCGGGCCGGACGAGCGTGAGAACCGCTCGCGTAACTCGGATGCGGGTATCACCAGCGTCCGAGTCACGGTCAGGTCTTCTGCCATGATCCGACGCCGTCTTTCCGATTCGCGAGTCCCACTGTCCCAAGCGGCTGAATGGTGACCTTGTCGTCCACGATAGCGACGACAACTGGCGGGTGTTGCCGGACAAGCCGCCGTTGCCCGAGGGAGCTCGCCGACATCGATCGCGCCGTCGCCGACCGGGACGGCCGACCGCAGGTACGCCATCGGATCGAGGCGGGTGACGAGGCCGCCGGCGGGTATCCCTGGGGAGGTCGCCACGGTCCTCACCCGGCACGCGTCGATCGCCGCGGCGATGTCCGCGTTCATGCGTGCGTTCCAGCAGCTCGGCGGTTCTGGAACGCTCGCACTCGGGCGGCCGCAGTACGGCCTACGACCTGACTGGGTTCTGATTCGGGTTGCACCTCACGCTACGTCAGGGTTTAGCGTCGCGCCGGTGACGATCACTGTTCTCGACTCCTACTCGACTATGAAGCAAATCCTGCAGGCCCCGGTGGCCGATCGGGAAGACATGCTGCGGGCGATGCTCGAACCCACGACCGGGATGTACCGGTACTTCCCGGGCGAGGTGGACCTGGTGACGTTCCACCGGCAGTCGGCCGGGTTCCCGCTCGACCGCGACGGACAGCGTTGCCTCGACGCCCTCGAAACGCTCGCGGCGGCCGATGCCTGGAAGCGCATGCAGCGAGCGGTCGATGACGCGGCAGCCGTATTGCTCGCCGCGACAACGGGATTCCGGGCGCCGGACATCACCGTGCTCCTGGTGCTCGGCGACCCGGGCGATACCAACTTCATGG is a genomic window containing:
- a CDS encoding transposase — translated: MGDAVVTDELWVRLESLIPVPETLPHPGRYRSDSRTALEGILYVVRTGIGRNQSPTGSFGVSVATCWRRLSEWSQAGVWQQASPDALLSPACSAICLRKLIPN
- a CDS encoding oxidoreductase yields the protein MTFEHEGLAGQRVLVTGGSRGLGEATARRFVAAGATVLTASRTAPPKDLSAIYIPADLRSEAGVAELGRRVLDSFGGVDVLVDNAGAATGTMPTLQRSDASWLADLEMNLLSAIRLDRALVPGMVERGSGVVVHVSSIASRLPQPDEAPYAAAKAALNAYSRELATAVGKHGVRVVCVLPGFIMTEGAASHLQQIADSQGIGVGDIEQRIVDHLEIPMGRPGEPGDVAEMIAFLASSRAKWLTGGQFRVDGGIIPVV
- a CDS encoding TetR/AcrR family transcriptional regulator, which gives rise to MPSSRPLRADARRNREALLGAARAALLADGNAYVEAIARRAGVSVGTLYRHFETREALVAEVYRQEVVELCATPAQLLALHAPDEALRSFLLLLVEHAAVGRGMGEVLENIMATDSPIYDDTRTEMARALDELLAAGVDACLLRGGVSGRVLLRALGGICGMRTTGWQDDAVHIATILYDGLRYGATNHG
- a CDS encoding lipase family protein, with the protein product MACTLLVATTAPAEPLYPHPDPDPFYAAPADLAAHRPGDVLDVRVLPPLAIFPGATIRLVEFRSTNSRGAPIAATTTIATPAGYRPGAPLLSYQHFINSLGTDCAVSHRLYGADLNLSMIMPALSMLLQQGWSVTLPDHLGPQFALGAGRLGGQVTLDGIRAVKQLPELAVADSPAVLAGYSGGGLATAWAAVLQPSYAPELRLAGAAIGGAPMNLVSMARGLGHNPHPAFGLAMAAAIGLEREYPNRVPISSNLNQRGLAIRDAMANSCTNDILAIGAGGSTRQFAASASVFDQPDAWAVVAENSVELYDGVPAMPIFQWHSPSDPLIPIDAINNTNRRWCEAGVRLQTLQVPAVEHLSAAVVGAPAMLQWLEGRVRGEPAPVAC
- a CDS encoding dihydrofolate reductase family protein — protein: MSELLVDFITSLDGYASGEGWPGFWGLEGPEYLAWLGEQPEPTYLMGANTYRLMSGFAAGEVPDGQDEFRPEEEASVDELTQASKVVFSSSLEEPLTWANSTLVRDDAVDAVRAMKSSGSGLLSTIGSLSLSRSLLRAGLVDRFRVVMFPVITGATGAERIYDGYPDVALEMIGHRTFDGRIQLVEYKPRVLEHPPLGAPA